The segment TTTCCCCAAATATGATTTTCATCACCAGTAACATCACTAGTTAAATCAACAAATATAACATCAAAATTTGATAAAATATACTGTTCAATCATGTCAATCATTGGGTTGAACTTAAGCAATCGTTTAGTGTATAATGGTTCAACATAATAATCGCCATTTTTATCTTTGATTACATCAATTATCTTGACCTTATTTAGAATTACCTTCAAATTAGGATAATTTTCTTGTAAATAAGTAAAAAATTTATCACAACAATTTGTCCATAAAACATAATATTCATAAGGATTTACATTAAAAGATACTTCTTTTTTTTCTTTAAGATTTTTGAAAAAGTTAGTATTCAGATAATCCCAGTTATTATTAGAAATAATACCTTTATCAGTAAATAAAACACCAAAAATAAGATCAAAATATAAATCAAGAATTAAATAATCAATATCCTCATTTAATTCACTTAGGAAATTCTTTCTTAAATCATTTCGTAAAACATTTGTACTGAATCTATGTTGAGGTGTATCTGGTACTATTCTTATTTCATCTTCCGAAAAATCAATAGCATCTTGCATAATACTTATTAATGATAATCTAAGTTGTACAGGATATAATTCAAAATAATCTTTATAATCTTCATTATATGCCGATCTAAAAATATCCATAGATACACATGAACCAAATATTGCTAATTTAGATTTCATTAAAATTCACCATGAACTGAATTAAATAATTATATCATCTATTATATTTTATATTATTATATCTGTAAATTATTATTAATAATTATTTGAGAATTATAAATTCAAATATTAACGATATTGGAATATTTTTAAACCCGTTAGTTATTTATCATTTAAAAATAATCATATATTAACTATAAGTAAATCAGGTTATGCATGGATAATATTTTATAGTTAAACATCATTAGAGAATGCGAGATTCTTAGGTTCTTGAAATTTTATATTTCAAAGTACCTTCTATCCTCTTAGTTCCTAATCTTCATGAATTAATTTTTTTAATATTTATTAATAGTTATTCTTTAGGAATAAATATGTATAGTATAAACATATTAATAATAAAAATCACAAATAAATTATTAGAATATAAATGGGTGTGATATTATAAATAAAAAATATTTTGGAATTATATTAATAGTTTTAATATTATTAATTTTAGGTGCATTTATTTTAACCAATAATTCACAAGAAAAAATTAAGATTAGAACTTCATCCATTACATTACCTGATGGATTTATTGTTAGTAACTCTTCAGAATATGGTGTTACTATAAAAAATAACAGTACTGAAATTGGAATTTATGAACATTCTAAAAATAAAAAACTTAATGAACTTGAAAATAATATTAAAGATATAAATAAAGGCTATGAAATTAAAAACAATACTACAACCATTAATAATTATCCCGTGAAAACTTTTAAAATAATCAAAGGTAATAAAACTTTTAAAACCCATTATCTTTTTGAAAAAAATAGTAAAAATTATGAGATTATTGTTAAGGGAGCGGGAAATAATTCTGTTTTAGAGAATATTATATCTCAATTATAAAAAAAATTCAATTACATTTTTTTATTTTTTTGAAACGTGACAATTTAATTATTTGAGATTAATACTTTAAAGTCACAGATTTTAATTTTAATTTTTTATCTTTTTTATTAAAAATTAATATTTATTGCTATTTTATTATGAATTATATTTTTATCATTTTTCTACCCATAATAATTTTATTTTGATGATTTTTTTTAAAGTGTTATTTCTTATTTATAATTATTAACTCCTTTACAAACAACAATAATAATTATGTACCGATTATATGTTAAAATGTTGTTTTACTATTACGAACCAATATTTTTATTTCCATTCATACCCATACTATCTAAATGAGTTAAATCCTCGTTATGTCCAAGTTAATTATTTCATGAAAAAATTTCTTCAAATTAAATAGTTACATTCCACATTTGAATACAAGGATGTGTGAAAACTTGTGCTGAAAACTAGTTAAAAAGATAAAGACAATATTTTCAAGAGCAATAGCTTCAAACTTCTTCTAATGCAAATGGAATTTACAATTTAACATATAAAAACATAATCATCACAGCAGGATATACCTTTTGATGTGGTTTATCACTATAGAAATCAATTTCACTAAGTTATACAATTAATATATATTTGACAAAAAACTAATAGAATAATTGCAATCCATTTATTATATCAATTGGTTATAAAAAAAAACTTTATCCAATAGAGACTTTAAAAAACAAGAAAAATTGTAATAAAAATATTTAAATAGAGATTAATCTAATCTATTAATCAAAATCATAAATACGCAATATACGAGTACCTGTAATTTTTTCAAATGAATAGTCCCTATCACTAGCCCAAAAGTCAATTACCCTTTCATCAATCATATGATGATCCCTATTTTGAGGCCTGAACCATTTATAAGGTAATGTGATAATAGCTCGTTTAGACATTCTTTCAAATTCATTGAATATTTTTACTTGTTGTCCCCTTAATCCAAAATGTTCCAATACCTGACATGCAATAATCAAATCATATTCCTTATCTTTAACAGGATAAGGTACTTTTGAACAATCATGTGCAATAAACTTACCTATTTCATATGGATAATATTTCGTGAACTTGTCTGATATATCCATGACATCTTCTCCACGTACTAACGGAGATTTGTATGGTCCTAATTCTAATATCTTTTCAACATCATCCATTTGAATAACATGTTCAATCACTTCATTAAAATATTCCCATCTATTTTTATAATAAGAATCATTTTTCAACAATTTTTCATTGAAAATTCTTTGATTCATCACCCTTGATTCTATTGATTTTGCTGGGAAAATTTCCCTGTTCTCTTTTTTTCCAAATAAAACATAATGAATCAAAGGATTAATACCTGTTAATTTAACATCATGATAATTTTCAAGATATGCATATGTACTGAATTTTTTTGATGGATTTTTTCCTTCAAGATATCCTATTTGAAGGTAATGATTCAATGGTTTGAGTTCAGAATTAAAATCAGAAAACTGTTGAACATAATACTCTTCATCAAATAATTCATTTATCATAATTTTTGAATATATTTCTTCGTTAAAATTCATATTATCACCCTAATAATTATTAATAAAATTCTTGATTATGTACCTATATCCCAGCTGTTCAAGTAATCTTTTTGTTCGGCGGTCAATTCATCTATTTCTATATTCATGGATTTAAGTTTAAGTTTTGCTACTTCCACGTCTACTTCATCTCTTGTTTTATATACTCCAGGTTGCATGTCTTCTTCAAGTATACGTTTTGCTGACAGTGCCTGCATTGCAAAGCTTAAATCCATTATTTCAGCCGGATGTCCCTGGCCGTGTTCTCCTGCAAGGTTAACAAGTCTTCCGCCTGCAAGCAGGTACACGTTTCTTCCGTCTTTTAGCGTGTAGGATTCGATGTCCGGTTTTATTGTTTCCTTTTCCCGGGTATATTTAAGTAGGTCTTCTTCGTTTATTTCCACATTGAAGTGTCCTGCATTTGCCAGCATACATCCGTCTTTGACGTATTCAAAGTCGTCGCCGGAGATTATGTCTCGGTTTCCGGTGGCGGTTACGACAATATCGGCCTCTTTGAGGGCTTGTTTTACCGTCATTACACGGTATCCATCCATCCTTGCCTCTAGGGCTCTGATTGGATCTACTTCCGTGACTATCACATTTGCTCCAAGTCCGTCTGCCCGCATTGCGATTCCTCTTCCGCACCATCCGTATCCGCATACTACTACTGTTTGACCGGCGATTACTGAGTTGGTCGTACCCATTATTGAATCGAATGTTGATTGGCCTGTTCCATATCTGTTGTCAAATAGGTATTTCATGTATGAATCGTTTACTGCCATGACTGGTATTTTAAGTGCTTTGTCCTGGTGCATTGCTTTAAGTCTGTGTATACCTGTGGTTGTTTCTTCACATCCTCCCCGTAGTTTTTCGAGTAGTTCAGGTCTTTCTTTGTGTATTAGGAATATTAGGTCTGCACCGTCATCTATGACAATGTCCGGTTCATAGTCCAATACCTTGTTCAGGTGTTCATAGTATTCCTCGTTTGTTTGGCCGGTCCAGCCGTACATGTTCAGTCCGAGTTTTGCACCCGCCGCGGTTGCATCATCTTGTGTTGAAAGTGGATTACATCCTGTCATCACGACTTCTGCTCCACCTGCCTGTAGAGTCAGACCGAGATTTATCGTTTTTGGTTCCAGGTGTAGACATGATCCTATTGTTATTCCCTCAAATGGTTTAGTTTCTTCAAAGTCTTTTTTGATACTTTCAAGTATGGGCATGTGTCTTTGTACCCATTTAATCTTTTTTTCTCCCAATGGAGCTAAATTAATATCTTTAATATCATAGGCCATAATTATGTCTCCCTCAAAATGTTCTTAGTTTTCCTTCAAGCATGAAATCTTTGATATCTGTGATGTTTTTTAACCATTTGTCAATGATTATTGCTACATCTTCTTCCACATCTTCGATTTCATATCCTTCTTTTGTTTGTATGTGTGCTGTTGCGGTTCTTGGTTGGTCGATTGGTTTTCCTATTTGACTTAAGATTATCATGTCAATGTCCTGTACACCTTCTATCTCACTTACTACTTCTTTTGTTATTTCGTTTGATAATAGGTTGTATATTTTTCCTACGTGGTTGATTGGATTTTTACCACTGGTTGCTTCCATAGACATTGGTCTATTTGGTGTTATTAATCCATTTGCACGATTTCCACGACCTACTGATCCATCATCCCCCATTTCTGCACTTGTACCTGTTACTGTTAAGTAGTAACCTGATTCATCTTTCTTACTTTCATCATCAGCTGTGTTGATGAGTGTGTCTACAGAGTAATTTGTTGTTTTTGCTGCTAAATCCTTAATTATTTCATTTAATTCCGCTTTCATGTTTAGGTATGCATCTACGTCATCAACATATTTTGAAACGAATGCTGCCGCAATTGTAAGTGTTATGTTATCTTTTTCACGTAAACCCATTACCTTGATATCTTCTCCTATATGAGGATATTGCTTTTTAAAGTCCCTACTGTTGAGTAATTCCTCTGTTTTAAGAACAAGATTTTCTGTCTGTGATAATGGTGCAAATCCTACACCAAATGATGTATCATTTGATGATGGTATTTGGTTCGTTCTTTGGAATACATCACGTAAGTCAGCGGATCCCTGTCCTATTTTACATTCCACTACTGTTCCATGTTCAACATCCAAGTTTATTATTGTATCTTTTAAAAAACCCTTCGCGGCTTCTATTGCTATGGTATCTACACCTACTTTGTGTGTTTCCCCATCTGGTAGTGTAAATTCTTTTGCTGCCCTACCTGTAAGTAATATTTCAATAGGTTTTATAATCTGGCCACCACCAAATTTTGGATCCGATTCACCCGCCGTAATCTGTACTTCATCAGTGTTATGGTGTAACACATGCCCGGCCTTTTTTTTGTATGTTTGTGATAGTATGCGGCTAACTGACTCTGCTATACCATCACTAATACTATCAGGATGTCCTATTCCTTTTCTTTCAACAATTTCAATTTCATTTTGTTCAATTGGTTTTTGAATTGCTTTTTCTA is part of the Methanosphaera sp. BMS genome and harbors:
- a CDS encoding DUF6270 domain-containing protein; this encodes MKSKLAIFGSCVSMDIFRSAYNEDYKDYFELYPVQLRLSLISIMQDAIDFSEDEIRIVPDTPQHRFSTNVLRNDLRKNFLSELNEDIDYLILDLYFDLIFGVLFTDKGIISNNNWDYLNTNFFKNLKEKKEVSFNVNPYEYYVLWTNCCDKFFTYLQENYPNLKVILNKVKIIDVIKDKNGDYYVEPLYTKRLLKFNPMIDMIEQYILSNFDVIFVDLTSDVTGDENHIWGKSLVHYNHEYYHNFFNVMQKIVNGNSDKYYFEMNNKIFSKKDIPKEYMHFNCKLRKVRNSNKELDKIMVFIRNFLK
- a CDS encoding adenosylhomocysteinase, with translation MAYDIKDINLAPLGEKKIKWVQRHMPILESIKKDFEETKPFEGITIGSCLHLEPKTINLGLTLQAGGAEVVMTGCNPLSTQDDATAAGAKLGLNMYGWTGQTNEEYYEHLNKVLDYEPDIVIDDGADLIFLIHKERPELLEKLRGGCEETTTGIHRLKAMHQDKALKIPVMAVNDSYMKYLFDNRYGTGQSTFDSIMGTTNSVIAGQTVVVCGYGWCGRGIAMRADGLGANVIVTEVDPIRALEARMDGYRVMTVKQALKEADIVVTATGNRDIISGDDFEYVKDGCMLANAGHFNVEINEEDLLKYTREKETIKPDIESYTLKDGRNVYLLAGGRLVNLAGEHGQGHPAEIMDLSFAMQALSAKRILEEDMQPGVYKTRDEVDVEVAKLKLKSMNIEIDELTAEQKDYLNSWDIGT
- a CDS encoding methionine adenosyltransferase — encoded protein: MRNIKIEKAIQKPIEQNEIEIVERKGIGHPDSISDGIAESVSRILSQTYKKKAGHVLHHNTDEVQITAGESDPKFGGGQIIKPIEILLTGRAAKEFTLPDGETHKVGVDTIAIEAAKGFLKDTIINLDVEHGTVVECKIGQGSADLRDVFQRTNQIPSSNDTSFGVGFAPLSQTENLVLKTEELLNSRDFKKQYPHIGEDIKVMGLREKDNITLTIAAAFVSKYVDDVDAYLNMKAELNEIIKDLAAKTTNYSVDTLINTADDESKKDESGYYLTVTGTSAEMGDDGSVGRGNRANGLITPNRPMSMEATSGKNPINHVGKIYNLLSNEITKEVVSEIEGVQDIDMIILSQIGKPIDQPRTATAHIQTKEGYEIEDVEEDVAIIIDKWLKNITDIKDFMLEGKLRTF